The sequence GCCGTACAAGGGTGGCGGCCAGTCGGTCGCGGGCGTGCTCGGCGGCGAATCGCACTTCACGATCTCGCCGGTGGTGGCGACCGCATCGCTCGCGCGCTCGGGCAAGCTTCGCGTGCTGGCGGTGACCAGCGCGCAGCGACTGCCCGGCTTGCCGGACGTGCCGACCGTCGCCGAGTCGGGCGTGCCCGGCTTCGAGTACGGCGGCTGGAACGGCATCCTGGTGCCGGCGGGCACGCCGGCCGAACTGGTGGCGCGCCTGAACACGGCGACGGTCAAGGCGGCAAACACGCCGGAGTTCAAGGAGGTGCTCGAGCAGGACGGTTCGCAGCTGGTGGCCGGCACGCCGGAGCAGTTCGCCGCATTCATCCGCAGCGAGTACGAGCGGCATGTGAAGCTGATCAAGGCGGCGGGGATACGGCCGTAGCGGCGCGCTGAGCCAGCGCTGGTGCCAGCCCGCGCCTCACCCGAACAGCGAGCGCCCCTCCATTCCGTCGCAAGGCTGGCCGAGGAAACGCAGCAGCGTGGGCGCAATGTCCGGCAGGCTGGTGGAATGCTCGATCACTGCAGGGGCGACCTGCGGATGCATCAGGGCAAGGAACGGCCGCGTTTCATCCGGGCCGATGCCGCCGTGGTGGCCGCATCCGATCTCGGGTGCCTTCTCGCCATCGGCGACCAGCCAGCGATTACCCGGTATCCCGCGTGCATTGGGTGCCGTATCGACCGCGGCAGCCAGCGCATCGTCGCCGCCCAGCCCCAGTGCGCGCAGGTCGTCGACATCGAGGATGCGTCCGGCCCATGGCTCGTGCGCCATCTCTTCGATGCGTTCCAGCAGGATCGCCCGGGCATCCGGCGTGGAGTAGATCAGCCCGGCGGTGCCTTGTGATGCGACCGCGATGCGTCCCTGTTCGAGTTCGTTCGCCAGCCCCTTCGACGCCAGCCAGCGTCCGACATGGATCGAGTCGCCGATCGCCTCGTGTCCGTGGTCGGAGCACAGCCCCACCAGGATGTCGGCGCGCTCGCGCGCCCGCTCGACCGCGCCCAGCGTCTTCTCCACCAGCGAGTCGACGACGCGCAATGCCTCGAGATGCTCGGGACCACCCACAGCCTGGTGGTGCAGGGTCAGGTCCGGGTTCGCCAGCCACAGGATGCCTACCGCGATGTCGTTGTCCGGCACGACCTGCGTGCAGAAGCGTTCGGTCATCACGCGATCGCCGTCGAGATCGTGGCTGATGGCCAGATGATCCGCACCCTGCAGCGCGACACCGCCGGGTCCGTACGATCCCGATCGATGCAGCACCCAGCCGCTGTGCTCTGGATCGAGGAAGTACGCTGCGCCGGCAGAGACGTTCGAATACGCGACCTGGCGCAGGCCAGCGGCGGCCAGGCGGTCGGCCATCGTGCGCCGGCGCAGTGCGTGTCCGGTGACCGCGCGCAGGTGCGCGACGAAGCCGGGGAGCCCGACGTCGCTGACCACCAGCCGGCCGTGTTCCATCAACGCGACCTGGTTTCCGTACAGGCCATGCGACCCGGGGAAGCATCCGGTCGCGATGCTGGCGGCCGACACGCGGGTCACCGAAGGGAAGACCGCACGGTGGTCGGCTGGGCGAAGCCCCATGCGCAGGCAGCCATCGATGAAGGGCGTGTGTCCTTTGCCGAGCCAGTCGCGGCCGAGCCCGTCGCAGACGACCAGGATGACGCGTCTCACGCTGCACCGCCGTTCATGAAGGGTACGTTCAGAGGTCGATCAATCCAGTTGCAGGCCCGATCGCGAGACGATGAGGTCGCTGCGCTCGATCTGGCTGCGGATGAAACTGCGCAGTTGCTCGGGCGTGGAACCCACCGGCTCGGCTCCCTGCTTGAGCAGCGTCGACTGTACCTCGGGGAAGGCCAGGGCGGACACGAACGCCTTGTTGAAGCGGGTCACCATCGCAGCCGGTGCACCACGCGGGAGGGCGCTCGCCACCCAGGTGCTGAAGTCGAAGCCGGGGAAGCCCAGCTCGGCGACGGTCTGCGTGTCTGGCAACGCCGTCGCACGGCGACTGGAGGTCACTGCCAGCGCCTGCAGGCGCCCCGATGCGACCAGGGGCACCGCCGGCGGCACGCTGCTGATGGCGACATGCACATGGCCACCGATCGCGTCCTGTACCAGCGGACCCGAACCCTTGTAGGGCACATGCACCAGCGACACCTTGGCCATCGCGGAGAGCAGTTCCCCCGCGAGATGCTGCGGACTGCCGGCACCGATCGAGCCGTAGGTGATGGTGCCCGGGTTGCTGCGTGCGGTGGCGAGCACCTTCGCCAGCGTCGGGCGTGTAGCAGGGTGGGACACCAGCACCAGCGGGAAGACCGCGATCAGGCTCACGGGCTCGAGATCCGTCCGAGGGTCGTAGGACATCTTGCGATACAGGCTGGTGTTGATCGCCATCTCGCTGGCCGCGCCGAACAGGACGGTCTGCCCGTCGGGCGTGCTGCGGGCGACATGGGCCGCGCCGACCATTCCGGTGGCGCCAGGCCGGTTCTCGATGATCACCGGCTGCTGCAAGGCTTCGCTCAGCCGGGCTGCGATCGCGCGTGCCGTGATGTCGGTACCGCCACCGGTCGGATACGGGATCACCAGCCGGATCGGGCGATCGTTCGCCTGCGCCAGGAGGGTGGACGGCACAAGCGCCAGTGCTGCAGCGAGGATCCCCATCGCGCCTGCGCACAGTGTGGCTCGCGCCTGTGGCGCAGCGCTGGATCGCGACATGGTCTGTCCTTCGTTGGATAGCGAGCGAGAGAGTCTGCGGCGCGCGGGTGACACACCGATGACAGCGAGGGGCTCCATACGAGCTGGCAACCCCGTGCATCGTCTGCGGTCCGTCCTTCACCGCGCAAGCGGGTATCCGCAGCCGGGCCTAAAGTTTCCGTCCGGGCGACCGTTGAATCTGCATCGCTCTCCAAGCCTGCGCCCGTTCCGCGCTGCTCACCCATGCCTACCTTGCCTATCGACGCCCTGCGCCGCGGATTGGCCGCTGCCGCCTTTCTCCTCCTCTCGACGGCTGGCGTCGCC comes from Rhodocyclaceae bacterium and encodes:
- a CDS encoding alkaline phosphatase family protein; protein product: MRRVILVVCDGLGRDWLGKGHTPFIDGCLRMGLRPADHRAVFPSVTRVSAASIATGCFPGSHGLYGNQVALMEHGRLVVSDVGLPGFVAHLRAVTGHALRRRTMADRLAAAGLRQVAYSNVSAGAAYFLDPEHSGWVLHRSGSYGPGGVALQGADHLAISHDLDGDRVMTERFCTQVVPDNDIAVGILWLANPDLTLHHQAVGGPEHLEALRVVDSLVEKTLGAVERARERADILVGLCSDHGHEAIGDSIHVGRWLASKGLANELEQGRIAVASQGTAGLIYSTPDARAILLERIEEMAHEPWAGRILDVDDLRALGLGGDDALAAAVDTAPNARGIPGNRWLVADGEKAPEIGCGHHGGIGPDETRPFLALMHPQVAPAVIEHSTSLPDIAPTLLRFLGQPCDGMEGRSLFG
- a CDS encoding tripartite tricarboxylate transporter substrate binding protein; translation: MSRSSAAPQARATLCAGAMGILAAALALVPSTLLAQANDRPIRLVIPYPTGGGTDITARAIAARLSEALQQPVIIENRPGATGMVGAAHVARSTPDGQTVLFGAASEMAINTSLYRKMSYDPRTDLEPVSLIAVFPLVLVSHPATRPTLAKVLATARSNPGTITYGSIGAGSPQHLAGELLSAMAKVSLVHVPYKGSGPLVQDAIGGHVHVAISSVPPAVPLVASGRLQALAVTSSRRATALPDTQTVAELGFPGFDFSTWVASALPRGAPAAMVTRFNKAFVSALAFPEVQSTLLKQGAEPVGSTPEQLRSFIRSQIERSDLIVSRSGLQLD